One window of Cucurbita pepo subsp. pepo cultivar mu-cu-16 chromosome LG19, ASM280686v2, whole genome shotgun sequence genomic DNA carries:
- the LOC111780959 gene encoding adenylyl-sulfate kinase 3-like codes for MVTLQVARPLVHMNEYRPLISSSLGRLKLVKVAVNNAIGLKWSCGGCRFCCDAVATGFFQPFKALTNNCSAIHGKGCHETSTGGKSTNIVWHDCPVGKPQREKLIQQKGCVIWITGLSGSGKSTLACALSQGLHSRRKLTYVLDGDNIRHGLNSDLSFESKDRAENIRRIGEVASLFADAGIICIASLISPFRKDRDACRALLAEGDFIEVFLDVPLKVCEARDPKGLYKLSRAGKIQGFTGIDDPYEEPLNCEILLQYKEGICSSPNEMAEEVISYLEERGYLQS; via the exons ATGGTCACGTTGCAAGTGGCGCGACCGCTGGTTCACATGAATGAATACCGGCCGTTGATCTCCTCATCTTTGGGGAGGTTGAAGCTGGTGAAAGTTGCTGTGAACAATGCGATTGGATTGAAGTGGAGTTGTGGAGGATGTCGGTTCTGTTGCGATGCTGTTGCTACTGGTTTTTTCCAACCATTTAAAGCGTTGACGAACAATTGCTCTGCGATTCACG GTAAAGGTTGCCACGAGACCTCAACTGGTGGGAAGTCGACAAATATCGTCTGGCATGATTGCCCCGTCGGGAAGCCTCAAAGAGAAAAGTTGATTCAGCAGAAAGGCTGTGTCATATGGATAACTGGTCTCAGTGGTTCAG GAAAAAGCACTTTGGCATGTGCATTAAGTCAAGGCTTACATTCAAGAAGAAAGCTGACCTACGTCCTTGATGGTGACAATATTAGGCATGGTCTAAACAGTGATCTTAGTTTTGAATCCAAAGATCGAGCGGAAAACATAAGGAGAATTG GTGAGGTAGCAAGCCTATTCGCAGATGCTGGGATTATTTGTATTGCTAGTTTAATATCCCCTTTCCGGAAGGACAGAGATGCTTGTCGAGCCCTGTTGGCAGAAGGTGATTTCATTGAG GTTTTCCTTGATGTGCCACTTAAGGTATGTGAAGCCCGGGATCCAAAGGGTCTGTATAAACTGTCCAGAGCTGGAAAGATTCAAG GATTCACGGGGATAGATGATCCATATGAAGAACCATTAAATTGCGAG ATTTTATTGCAATACAAAGAAGGAATCTGCTCGTCCCCTAATGAAATGGCGGAAGAAGTAATTTCATATTTAGAAGAGAGAGGGTACCTGCAAAGTTAA
- the LOC111781978 gene encoding transcription factor DIVARICATA-like — translation MEAPSSSFGLLDHYWSPTTSIPSPTPWTRHQDKIFEHALVMVPENSPNRWMKIAGLVPGKSAAEVRDHYDALVSDVQKIDSGRVELPNYADESLSSSPERESPCQLPEKASERKKGKPWTKKEHQLFLLGLKKFGKGDWRSISRNVVITRTPTQVASHAQKYFLRQESAKKDRKRSSIHDITTVEGNLVTAVAATSQGQLSIFSLTHSPSPSFPLPLPHQFSPASYFPNQRSLLDY, via the exons ATGGAAgccccttcttcttccttcggCCTTCTCGACCATTATTGGAGCCCCACCACTTCAATTCCTTCTCCCACTCCCTGGACTCGCCACCAGGACAAGATTTTCGAGCACGCTCTCGTCATGGTGCCGGAGAATTCTCCCAACCGTTGGATGAAGATCGCCGGTCTTGTTCCTGGTAAATCAGCGGCCGAGGTTAGAGACCATTACGACGCCTTGGTCTCTGACGTACAGAAGATCGACTCTGGACGAGTTGAACTACCGAACTATGCCGATGAGTCGTTGTCGAGTTCGCCGGAGAGGGAATCGCCGTGTCAGCTGCCGGAGAAAGCGTCTGAGAGGAAGAAGGGGAAACCCTGGACCAAAAAAGAACACCA GCTGTTTTTATTGGGGCTGAAGAAATTTGGAAAGGGCGATTGGAGAAGTATTTCCAGAAACGTGGTGATTACGAGAACGCCAACTCAAGTAGCTAGCCATGCCCAGAAGTATTTTCTACGCCAAGAGTCGGCAAAGAAAGACCGGAAGAGATCCAGCATACATGACATCACCACCGTAGAAGGCAATTTAGTAACGGCGGTGGCTGCAACCAGTCAAGGTCAATTGAGTATTTTTTCATTAACTCACTCGCCGTCGCCGTCATTCCCGCTGCCGCTGCCACACCAATTTTCACCTGCAAGCTATTTTCCAAACCAGAGAAGCTTGCTAGATTACTAA
- the LOC111781184 gene encoding protein SHORT-ROOT-like, producing the protein MDTLFRLVNLQSEQSYNSSRSRTNSSSSRSSRQNQYHYHQQEDEECYNVLMDEEDFSSSSNSRQYYNPYLPNPSSTVSTTPTATTPTPIDQFSFVSPAPDFNFEFSGRWAPDILLETARAISDRNSARVQQLMWMLNELSSPYGDTDQKLAAYFLQALFTRMTDSGDRNYRALSSASEKTCSFESTRKMMLKFQEVSPWTTFGHVSCNGALIEALEGESKLHIIDISNTYCTQWPTLLEALATRTDDTPHLRLTTVVITKPGDGSGVAASQKVMKEIGTRMEKFARLMGVPFKFHTLYHSGDLSDLDLAKLDIKEDEALAVNCIGALRSVAAVDNRRDFLIASFRSLRPRIITVIEEEADLDVGVDGIEFLSGFQECLRWFRVYFETLDESFTRTSNERLMLERAAGRAIVDLVACSAAESVERRESAARWAQRLHGSGFSPLIFSDEVCDDVRALLRRYKEGWAMTQSSDVAGIFLTWKEQPVVWASAWKP; encoded by the coding sequence ATGGATACCTTGTTTCGGCTTGTCAATCTTCAGTCCGAACAATCTTACAACTCCAGTAGAAGTAGAACCAATTCTAGCAGCTCCAGATCGTCTAGACAAAACCAATATCATTACCATCAACAGGAAGACGAAGAATGCTACAACGTTCTCATGGATGAGGAAGATTTCTCATCGTCTAGTAATTCTAGACAATACTACAATCCTTACCTTCCCAACCCATCTTCCACCGTCTCCACCACGCCCACCGCCACCACCCCAACCCCGATCGATCAATTCTCATTCGTCTCCCCCGCTCCGGATTTCAACTTCGAATTTTCCGGCAGGTGGGCCCCTGATATTCTCCTGGAAACCGCCAGGGCCATTTCTGACAGGAATAGTGCTCGTGTTCAGCAGCTGATGTGGATGCTAAACGAACTTAGCTCCCCCTATGGGGATACGGATCAAAAGCTAGCTGCCTATTTCCTGCAGGCCTTGTTTACCCGCATGACTGATTCCGGCGACCGTAATTATCGCGCTTTGTCCTCCGCCTCAGAGAAAACATGCTCATTCGAATCAACTAGGAAAATGATGCTCAAGTTTCAGGAGGTTAGTCCCTGGACCACTTTTGGGCATGTTTCTTGCAATGGCGCATTAATTGAAGCCTTAGAAGGCGAATCAAAGCTACACATAATCGATATCAGTAACACGTATTGCACTCAGTGGCCCACTTTGCTAGAAGCCCTCGCGACTCGTACCGACGATACGCCCCACCTACGCCTCACAACTGTCGTCATCACTAAGCCCGGCGATGGAAGTGGAGTAGCCGCATCTCAAAAAGTAATGAAGGAAATAGGTACAAGAATGGAAAAGTTCGCTAGGCTTATGGGCGTACCTTTCAAATTCCACACGCTATACCATTCCGGTGACCTTTCAGATTTGGACTTGGCCAAATTAGACATCAAAGAAGACGAGGCACTCGCCGTCAACTGCATCGGAGCGTTACGTTCCGTGGCGGCAGTTGATAACCGCCGAGATTTCTTGATAGCATCTTTCCGCAGTTTACGGCCGCGGATAATCACGGTGATAGAAGAGGAAGCCGACCTCGACGTAGGCGTCGATGGGATTGAATTTCTGAGTGGGTTCCAAGAATGTCTGcgttggtttagggtttactTCGAGACATTGGACGAGAGTTTCACGAGGACAAGCAACGAGCGGTTGATGCTTGAGAGAGCAGCCGGTAGGGCAATCGTGGACCTGGTGGCTTGCTCGGCAGCGGAGTCGGTGGAGAGAAGGGAATCGGCAGCGCGGTGGGCACAGCGGTTGCATGGAAGCGGTTTCAGTCCGCTGATATTCAGCGACGAAGTATGCGACGACGTAAGGGCACTATTGAGGAGGTACAAGGAAGGGTGGGCAATGACACAGAGCTCAGACGTCGCCGGAATATTCTTGACGTGGAAAGAGCAGCCGGTGGTGTGGGCCAGTGCATGGAAACCTTGA
- the LOC111780981 gene encoding 60S ribosomal protein L26-1-like, with the protein MKYNPRVSSSRRKSRKAHFSAPSSVRRVIMSAPLSNDLRSKYNVRSMPIRKDDEVQVVRGTYKGREGKVVQVYRRKWVIHIERITREKVNGSTVNVGINPSKVVITKLRLDKDRKSLLDRKGKGRAAADKDKGTKFSAEDIMQSVD; encoded by the coding sequence ATGAAGTACAACCCTAGGGTTTCCAGTTCCCGCCGCAAGAGCCGCAAGGCTCATTTTTCTGCGCCGTCGAGCGTTCGTCGGGTTATTATGAGTGCTCCTCTCTCGAATGACCTCCGGTCAAAGTACAATGTCCGATCCATGCCGATTAGGAAGGATGATGAGGTCCAAGTTGTCCGTGGAACTTACAAGGGCCGGGAAGGCAAGGTAGTGCAGGTGTACCGTAGAAAGTGGGTCATCCACATTGAGCGAATCACTCGTGAGAAGGTTAATGGATCCACTGTCAATGTCGGCATCAACCCCTCCAAGGTCGTGATTACAAAGCTCAGGCTGGACAAGGACCGTAAGTCACTTCTGGATCGTAAAGGTAAGGGCCGTGCTGCCGCTGACAAGGACAAGGGGACCAAGTTCTCCGCAGAGGATATCATGCAGAGCGTcgattaa
- the LOC111782038 gene encoding peptidyl-prolyl cis-trans isomerase CYP65-like: MGKKQHSKDRLFITKTEWATEWGGAKSKDNQTPFKRLPFYCCALTFTPFEDPVCTADGSIFEIMNIIPYIRKYGKNPVTGAPLKQEDLIPLIFHKNSEGEFQCPVLNKVFTEFTHIVAIKTTGNVFCYEAIKELNIKTKNWKELLTDEPFSREDIITIQNPTALDTKVLLDFDHVKKSLKVDNEELQKMKSDPTYNINVSGDIKQMLKELGTEKGRQTALHGGGGGKAQKERAAALAAILEARSRIKENSKENAKGEETPTQAFSIVDAASASVHGRSAAAAKAAPSEKTAARIAMHMAGERAPVNAKMVKSRYTTGAASRSFTSTSYDPVTKNEHEYIKVEKNPKKKGYVQLHTTHGDLNIELHCDITPRACENFITLCENGYYNGVAFHRSIRNFMIQGGDPTGTGRGGESIWGKPFKDELNSKLLHSGRGIVSMANSGPHTNGSQFFILYKSANHLNFKHTVFGGVVGGLTALAAMEKVPVDDNDRPLEEIKITSVTVFVNPYSEPDEEEENKQKDEKNVEDEENDKVGSWYSNPGTGAAENGAAGGGVGKYLKARNAQSKPPAVDASLGATTSTKKRTAAGEFKDFSSW; encoded by the exons ATGGGGAAGAAACAGCACAGTAAAGACCGTTTGTTTATTACGAAAACTGAATGGGCCACTGAATGGGGCGGAGCCAAATCCAAGGACAATCAAACCCCTTTCAAGCGGCTTCCTTTTTATTGCTGCGC GCTTACATTTACACCCTTTGAGGACCCTGTATGTACTGCCGATGGCAGCATCTTCGAGATAAT GAATATCATCCCTTATATTCGGAAGTACGGTAAAAATCCTGTTACTGGAGCTCCCCTGAAGCAGGAGGATCTTATTCCTCTGATTTTCCACAAGAACTCTGAAG GTGAGTTCCAGTGCCCTGTACTAAACAAAGTTTTTACCGAGTTCACTCACATAGTTGCTATAAAGACCACTGGAAATGTCTTCTGCTACGAG GCAATTAAAGAACTAAATATCAAGACAAAAAACTGGAAGGAACTTCTCACTGATGAACCATTTAGTAGGGAAGATATTATAACCATTCAG AACCCTACTGCACTTGATACTAAGGTTCTCCTGGATTTTGATCATGTGAAAAAAAGCCTGAAAGTTGATAATGAAG AACTTCAGAAAATGAAATCAGATCCAACATATAACATAAATGTGTCGGGGGACATCAAGCAGATGTTGAAGGAACTTGGAACAGAAAAAGGAAGGCAAACTGCACTTCATGGGGGAGGTGGTGGCAAGGCACAGAAAGAAAGGGCAGCTGCCCTTGCTGCAATTTTAGAAGCTAGGTCACGCATTAAAGAAAATTCCAAGGAAAATGCAAAAGGAGAGGAGACACCTACTCAGGCATTTAGTATTGTGGATGCTGCATCTGCTTCAGTACATGGAAGAAGTGCAGCTGCTGCGAAAGCTGCTCCTAGTGAAAAAACTGCAGCTCGAATTGCCATGCACATGGCGGGTGAGAGGGCACCGGTGAATGCTAAGATG GTAAAGAGTCGTTACACTACTGGGGCTGCATCCCGATCCTTTACATCTACATCTTACGATCCTGTTACAAAGAATGAACACGAATATATCAAGGTtgagaaaaatccaaagaagaaagGATATGTTCAGTTGCACACAACTCATGGAGATTTGAATATTGAGCTGCATTGTGATATTACTCCAAGGGCATGTGAGAATTTCATCACACTTTGTGAAAATGGCTACTACAATGGAGTAGCTTTTCATAGAAGTATTAG GAATTTTATGATTCAAGGTGGCGATCCAACTGGTACTGGGAGAGGAGGTGAATCTATATGGGGAAAGCCCTTCAAAGATGAACTCAACTCCAAGTTGCTTCATTCTGGAAGGGGAATTGTCAGTATGGCAAATAGTGGTCCCCACACTAATGGTTCCCAGTTCTTTATTCTATACAAATCTGCCAATCATTTAAACTTCAAGCATACTGTATTTGGCGGTGTTGTTGGTGGTTTGACTGCTTTGGCAGCTATGGAAAAGGTTCCTGTTGATGACAATGATCGGCCGCTG GAGGAGATCAAGATTACAAGTGTCACAGTCTTTGTCAATCCATACTCGGAACccgatgaagaagaagaaaacaagcaaaaagacgagaagaatgttgaagatgaagaaaac GATAAGGTTGGATCATGGTATAGCAACCCAGGCACCGGGGCAGCTGAAAATGGAGCTGCAGGTGGCGGTGTAGGGAAATACCTTAAAGCAAGGAATGCCCAATCCAAACCCCCTGCTGTTGATGCTAGTCTAGGAGCAACTACCTCGACCAAGAAAAGGACAGCTGCAGGGGAGTTCAAAGACTTCTCTTCGTGGTAA